A stretch of Acidobacteriota bacterium DNA encodes these proteins:
- a CDS encoding amino acid racemase: MTQHIGIVAGSAEGAALCYRTICLEAPAVMGAHRHPEITMSSVPLADHMLHIRANDWEGLAEVLAASAHKVAGAGADFAICPDNTYHQAFRYLIPKSPIPWLHIAGTVAEEARRSGFRRLGILGTKYLMEGGVYPEALERFGIESEIPGDADRERIHEIILKELVNGRFPEASRLYLNEVAGRLKARGCDAIALGCTELPLIVRPDDTHLPTLDSTRLLARAALRRAREG; this comes from the coding sequence GTGACCCAGCACATCGGCATCGTCGCCGGCAGCGCCGAGGGCGCCGCCCTGTGTTACCGCACGATCTGCCTCGAGGCGCCCGCCGTCATGGGTGCGCACCGTCACCCTGAGATCACCATGAGCTCGGTGCCCCTGGCCGACCACATGCTCCACATCCGCGCGAACGACTGGGAGGGGCTGGCCGAGGTGCTGGCCGCCTCCGCGCACAAAGTGGCGGGCGCGGGGGCCGATTTCGCCATCTGCCCCGACAACACGTACCACCAGGCGTTCAGGTACCTGATCCCGAAGTCCCCCATCCCGTGGCTGCACATCGCCGGGACCGTCGCCGAGGAAGCCCGCCGCTCGGGGTTCCGGCGGCTCGGCATCCTGGGGACGAAGTACTTGATGGAAGGGGGTGTCTACCCGGAGGCCCTGGAGCGATTCGGAATCGAGAGCGAGATCCCCGGCGACGCGGACAGGGAGAGAATCCACGAGATCATCCTCAAGGAGCTGGTCAACGGCCGCTTCCCGGAAGCGTCCCGGCTGTACCTCAATGAAGTTGCGGGGAGACTCAAGGCGCGCGGGTGCGATGCGATCGCCCTCGGTTGCACCGAGCTGCCGCTGATCGTGCGGCCGGACGACACGCATCTGCCCACCCTGGACTCGACGCGCCTGCTCGCGAGAGCCGCCCTGAGGCGGGCCCGGGAGGGCTGA
- a CDS encoding ATP-dependent DNA helicase RecQ, with product MPETPGPQEVLESVFGYREFRPGQRHIIDAVLAGRDCIGVMPTGAGKSLTFQIPARLLPGAVLVVSPLISLMKDQVDALTRVGFRAAVINSSLDFEERRERLARLRRGELELLYVAPEGLEGSLRSLIAGCRVSLVVVDEAHCISHWGHDFRPAYRRLGGLKQELGDIPVLALTATATRRVVGDIIRQLGMKKPEGFKGSFFRPNLVITAHKKGTGRTTRDDILGIARRHAGESGIVYCLSRKGVETTSSWLASRGVRAAPYHAGLPDDERARTQDAFARDEIDVVVATVAFGMGIDKSNVRFVVHRDMPKSVEAWYQEIGRAGRDGLESDCVLMYSWADVIGYDAFLGATEDEELRAETRRKTVEMFRLVDGGGCRHQAIARYLDEIIDPCVASCDVCRGVGVESLVARVAPERRVPGSGKTARGAAIDLGPVDAELFERLRILRKKLADGEGVPAYIVFSDAVLRQMAAAVPKDRDGLLALSGVGPAKLERYGEAFLAVLREG from the coding sequence ATGCCCGAGACCCCCGGTCCCCAGGAAGTCCTCGAGAGCGTGTTCGGCTACCGCGAGTTCCGCCCGGGGCAGCGCCACATCATCGACGCCGTCCTCGCCGGGCGAGACTGCATCGGCGTGATGCCGACGGGGGCCGGCAAGTCCCTCACCTTCCAGATCCCGGCGCGCCTCCTCCCCGGCGCGGTCCTCGTCGTCTCGCCCCTCATCTCCCTCATGAAGGACCAGGTCGACGCCCTCACGCGTGTGGGCTTCCGGGCCGCGGTCATCAACTCGAGCCTCGACTTCGAGGAGCGCAGGGAGCGCCTCGCCCGGCTCCGCCGCGGCGAGCTGGAGCTCCTCTACGTCGCCCCCGAGGGTCTCGAGGGGTCGCTGCGCTCCCTCATCGCCGGCTGCCGCGTCAGCCTCGTCGTCGTGGACGAGGCGCACTGCATCAGCCACTGGGGTCACGACTTCAGGCCGGCGTACCGGCGGCTCGGCGGACTCAAGCAGGAGCTGGGGGACATCCCCGTCCTGGCGCTGACGGCGACGGCCACGCGACGCGTCGTCGGCGACATCATCCGCCAGCTCGGGATGAAGAAGCCCGAGGGGTTCAAGGGGTCTTTCTTCCGCCCCAACCTCGTCATCACCGCGCACAAGAAGGGGACGGGGCGCACGACGCGCGACGACATCCTCGGCATCGCCCGGCGCCACGCGGGGGAGAGCGGCATCGTCTACTGCCTGAGCCGCAAGGGAGTCGAGACGACCTCGTCGTGGCTCGCCTCACGCGGCGTGCGCGCGGCGCCCTACCACGCGGGGCTCCCCGACGACGAGCGGGCCCGCACGCAGGACGCCTTCGCCCGCGACGAGATCGACGTGGTCGTGGCGACCGTCGCCTTCGGGATGGGGATCGACAAGAGCAACGTGCGCTTCGTCGTCCACCGCGACATGCCGAAGAGCGTCGAGGCCTGGTACCAGGAGATCGGCCGCGCGGGGCGCGACGGCCTGGAGAGCGACTGCGTCCTGATGTACTCCTGGGCCGACGTCATCGGCTACGACGCCTTCCTCGGCGCGACCGAGGACGAGGAGCTTCGCGCCGAGACGCGCCGCAAGACGGTCGAGATGTTCCGCCTCGTCGACGGCGGCGGCTGCCGCCACCAGGCGATCGCGCGCTACCTCGACGAGATCATCGATCCGTGCGTCGCCTCGTGCGACGTCTGCCGCGGCGTCGGGGTCGAGTCGCTCGTGGCTCGCGTCGCTCCCGAGCGGCGCGTCCCGGGCTCCGGGAAGACGGCGCGCGGCGCGGCGATCGATCTCGGCCCCGTGGACGCGGAGCTTTTCGAGCGGTTGCGCATTCTAAGGAAGAAGCTTGCCGACGGCGAGGGGGTTCCGGCGTACATCGTCTTCAGCGACGCGGTGCTCCGCCAGATGGCCGCGGCGGTGCCGAAGGATCGCGACGGGCTGCTCGCGCTGTCGGGGGTCGGGCCGGCGAAGCTGGAGCGGTACGGCGAGGCGTTCCTCGCGGTGCTGCGGGAGGGGTAA
- a CDS encoding tetratricopeptide repeat protein, which yields MRIPLPVVVLALLCALPVFAEAPPVKPEHDLTHYPILYETPAMAQVKVAADLPYKTIDGGALKMDVYSPPDAKAGSPLPAVVFINGVGDPPDGGPKVKSWGQYTSWPRLMAASGYVAVTHEARGPDPNGDVADLMAYLEANGAKHGIDTARLGIWACSANVRAGLTYAMGHPDASLRAAVFYYGGGDVASLRPDLPVLLVRAGKDSPFMSDLIARLTPKITESNAPWTLLNLPGAHHAFDIFDNTQETRDAIRRTIGFFDEHLKPVAAGAVTETPEREALGYFFQQDWPKTAEAYGALLAKDPNDVTVLARLGQAQMQTRRFQEGTRTLERAATLGEDDPQTYHMLGQSYVTTGQYQKGIDYLRRAVDAHGSNGQTFAFIGLGHAGLKQYDEAARDFERAIEAGPVNPSMHYNLACMYALAGRKDEALSALGRAIDAGYRDRAAILADADLASIKDEDRFKEMMKKLG from the coding sequence ATGCGAATCCCGCTCCCCGTCGTCGTGCTCGCCCTGCTCTGCGCCCTCCCGGTCTTCGCCGAGGCCCCGCCGGTGAAGCCCGAGCACGACCTGACGCATTATCCGATCCTCTACGAGACCCCCGCGATGGCGCAGGTGAAGGTCGCTGCCGACCTCCCGTACAAGACGATCGACGGCGGCGCCCTCAAGATGGACGTCTACTCTCCGCCCGATGCGAAGGCGGGCTCGCCTCTCCCCGCCGTCGTCTTCATCAACGGCGTCGGCGATCCGCCGGACGGCGGGCCGAAGGTGAAGTCGTGGGGGCAGTACACGTCGTGGCCGAGGCTCATGGCCGCTTCGGGGTACGTGGCCGTGACGCACGAGGCGCGAGGCCCCGACCCGAACGGCGACGTCGCCGACCTGATGGCCTACCTGGAAGCGAACGGGGCGAAGCACGGCATCGACACCGCGCGCCTCGGAATCTGGGCCTGCTCGGCGAACGTGCGGGCCGGGCTGACGTACGCGATGGGGCATCCCGACGCATCGCTTCGCGCCGCGGTCTTCTACTACGGCGGCGGCGACGTCGCCTCCCTCAGACCCGACCTTCCGGTCCTCCTCGTCCGGGCGGGGAAGGACTCCCCCTTCATGAGCGATCTGATCGCGCGGCTGACCCCGAAGATCACCGAGAGCAACGCCCCGTGGACTCTCCTCAACCTTCCCGGCGCGCACCACGCCTTCGACATCTTCGACAACACGCAGGAGACGCGCGACGCGATCCGACGGACGATTGGCTTCTTCGACGAGCACCTCAAGCCGGTGGCCGCGGGCGCCGTCACCGAGACGCCGGAGCGCGAGGCGCTCGGGTACTTCTTCCAGCAGGACTGGCCGAAGACCGCGGAGGCCTACGGCGCCCTCCTCGCGAAGGACCCGAACGACGTGACGGTGCTGGCGCGCCTCGGACAGGCGCAGATGCAGACGCGCCGCTTCCAGGAGGGGACCCGGACCCTCGAGCGCGCGGCGACCCTCGGCGAGGACGACCCGCAGACGTACCACATGCTCGGGCAGTCCTACGTCACGACCGGCCAGTACCAGAAGGGGATCGACTATCTGCGACGAGCCGTTGACGCCCACGGGTCGAACGGCCAGACCTTCGCCTTCATCGGCCTCGGCCACGCCGGGCTCAAGCAGTACGACGAGGCGGCGCGCGACTTCGAGCGCGCGATCGAGGCCGGCCCCGTGAACCCGTCGATGCACTACAACCTCGCGTGCATGTACGCCCTCGCGGGACGGAAGGACGAGGCGCTCTCCGCCCTCGGCCGCGCCATCGACGCGGGTTACCGCGACCGCGCCGCGATCCTCGCCGACGCCGACCTCGCGTCGATCAAGGACGAGGATCGCTTCAAGGAGATGATGAAGAAGCTCGGGTGA
- a CDS encoding HAMP domain-containing protein, translated as MRFRSFQARLLVFFLGLFVLVEAAAFYTINAAHVRSARAQIDAQLEYVAGVFGKILTSRTESLVGAAKLLSGDFAFKAAYATSDADTILSALENQRSRIGADVMLLAGLDGTIAADTLHPDARGARLPFMRAIDAAAERGESRITSIVFLDSRPYMMVTVPLLAPIPEAWICVGFLMEDPFVAEFARQTLVDVTLMQRGAGDRFDVFATTLATPIAGRLPDALAGSGWIADRSFALDMAGVEYVALATPIAGATGTPVIAVLQRSLAEALGPYRALRNDLALLFIGGVILTLVVGVAIARSVTRPVLRLAEGARRVEKGDYSQRIDIPQQDEIGHLAASFNEMVKGLEEKDRVRNLLGKVVSPEIAHRLLSAGVELGGEEREVTILFADVRNFTPLAEGRSPQQVVSLLNAYLTRMSRVVEENGGVVDKYVGDALMALFGAPIAHEDDPARAVRAALGMARALEELNEELKRDGLPALAIGIGVNTAEVVVGNMGSTTRLNYTAIGDGVNLASRLEGLTKVYGVPILVSEATRDKAAGFVYREIDRARVKGRAAAVTMHQPLGEERDVDAAALVRLKGYHEALAEFRRREWAAAREKLEALGNATPHERLYHLYMERIAGFAAEPPPADWDGAHSHTEK; from the coding sequence GTGCGCTTCCGTAGCTTCCAGGCGCGCCTGCTCGTCTTCTTCCTGGGCCTCTTCGTCCTGGTCGAGGCGGCGGCCTTCTACACGATCAACGCGGCCCACGTGCGCAGCGCGCGCGCGCAGATCGACGCGCAGCTCGAGTACGTGGCCGGGGTCTTCGGCAAGATCCTGACGTCCCGCACCGAGAGCCTCGTCGGCGCGGCGAAGCTCCTCTCGGGGGACTTCGCCTTCAAGGCGGCGTACGCGACGTCGGACGCCGACACGATCCTCTCGGCGCTCGAGAACCAGCGATCGCGCATCGGCGCCGACGTGATGCTGCTCGCCGGGCTCGACGGGACGATCGCCGCCGACACGCTCCACCCCGACGCCCGGGGCGCGAGGCTCCCGTTCATGCGGGCGATCGACGCGGCCGCCGAGAGGGGGGAGTCCCGGATCACCTCCATCGTCTTCCTCGACTCCCGCCCCTACATGATGGTGACGGTCCCGCTCCTCGCGCCGATCCCCGAGGCATGGATCTGCGTCGGCTTCCTGATGGAGGACCCCTTCGTGGCGGAGTTCGCGAGGCAGACCCTCGTCGACGTCACGCTGATGCAGCGCGGCGCAGGCGATCGGTTCGACGTCTTCGCGACGACGCTCGCGACGCCCATCGCCGGCCGCCTCCCCGACGCGCTCGCCGGGAGCGGGTGGATCGCCGATCGGAGCTTCGCCCTCGACATGGCGGGGGTCGAGTACGTCGCCCTCGCGACACCCATCGCCGGCGCGACCGGCACTCCCGTCATCGCCGTCCTCCAGCGCTCGCTCGCGGAGGCGCTCGGCCCGTACCGGGCGCTCCGGAACGATCTCGCCCTCCTCTTCATAGGGGGAGTGATCCTCACGCTCGTCGTCGGCGTCGCCATCGCGCGATCGGTGACGCGCCCGGTGCTCCGCCTCGCCGAAGGCGCGCGTCGCGTCGAGAAGGGGGACTACAGCCAGCGGATCGACATCCCGCAGCAGGACGAGATCGGCCATCTCGCGGCGTCGTTCAACGAGATGGTGAAGGGGCTCGAGGAGAAGGACCGCGTGAGGAATCTCCTCGGCAAGGTCGTCTCCCCCGAGATCGCCCACCGGCTCCTGAGCGCAGGGGTCGAGCTGGGAGGGGAGGAGCGCGAGGTGACGATCCTCTTCGCGGACGTGAGGAACTTCACCCCGCTCGCGGAGGGGCGCTCCCCGCAGCAGGTCGTCTCGCTCCTGAACGCGTACCTCACGCGGATGAGCCGCGTCGTCGAGGAGAACGGCGGCGTCGTCGACAAGTACGTCGGCGACGCGCTGATGGCGCTCTTCGGCGCCCCGATCGCGCACGAAGACGATCCCGCGCGCGCCGTGAGGGCCGCCCTCGGGATGGCGCGCGCCCTCGAGGAGCTGAACGAGGAGCTGAAGCGGGACGGGCTGCCGGCGCTCGCGATCGGGATCGGAGTCAACACCGCCGAGGTCGTCGTCGGCAACATGGGCTCGACCACGCGGCTCAACTACACCGCCATCGGCGACGGGGTGAACCTCGCGTCGCGCCTCGAGGGGCTCACGAAGGTGTACGGCGTCCCGATCCTCGTCAGCGAGGCGACCCGCGACAAGGCCGCCGGCTTCGTCTACCGCGAGATCGATCGGGCCCGGGTGAAGGGACGCGCCGCCGCCGTGACGATGCACCAGCCCCTCGGGGAGGAGCGGGACGTCGATGCCGCGGCGCTCGTCAGGCTCAAGGGGTACCACGAGGCGCTGGCCGAGTTCCGGAGGCGGGAGTGGGCCGCCGCGCGGGAGAAACTGGAAGCCCTCGGGAACGCGACACCTCACGAGAGGCTCTATCATCTATATATGGAGCGGATCGCCGGGTTCGCCGCCGAGCCGCCCCCGGCCGACTGGGACGGAGCTCACTCGCACACGGAGAAGTGA
- the msrB gene encoding peptide-methionine (R)-S-oxide reductase MsrB: MTERPDRPDRIERTDAEWQQLLTPEQYKIVRQKGTERAFTGKYWDNHEAGMYRCVACAQDLFSSATKFESGTGWPSFWDPLAPAAIEKHEDRSLFTRRTEVVCSRCGGHLGHVFPDGPRPTGQRYCLNSAALEFVKAK, encoded by the coding sequence ATGACCGAAAGACCCGACAGGCCAGACAGGATTGAGAGGACCGACGCTGAATGGCAGCAGCTCCTCACCCCCGAGCAGTACAAGATCGTCCGCCAGAAGGGGACGGAGCGCGCCTTCACGGGAAAGTACTGGGACAACCACGAGGCCGGCATGTACCGGTGCGTCGCGTGCGCGCAGGATCTCTTCAGCTCCGCGACGAAGTTCGAGTCGGGGACGGGGTGGCCCAGCTTCTGGGACCCCCTCGCTCCCGCCGCGATCGAGAAGCACGAGGACAGAAGCCTTTTCACGCGGCGGACCGAGGTCGTCTGCAGCCGCTGCGGAGGTCATCTCGGCCACGTCTTCCCGGACGGCCCCCGGCCCACGGGACAGCGCTACTGCCTCAACTCGGCCGCGCTCGAGTTCGTGAAGGCCAAATGA
- a CDS encoding SDR family oxidoreductase, with the protein MKRVAVTGAGRGLGLEFASQWLAAGCEVFALARDPGASKGLTSLGRDFPGRLHGVVCDVSDDASVASAAATVGGMTDALDMIVNNAAMAGTRGGSLAELDLDEVRRVFDVNSLGPIRVSRALLPFLKRGASPKLVHISSLMGSITDNRSGGTWSYRISKAALNMVAKLLALELSRDGVVSAAFHPGWVRTDMGGASATLGIAESVAALIRTIEALTPEQSGAILDRHGQPLPL; encoded by the coding sequence ATGAAGCGGGTCGCCGTCACGGGAGCCGGCCGAGGCCTCGGCCTGGAGTTCGCGTCGCAGTGGCTCGCCGCCGGGTGCGAAGTGTTCGCCCTCGCGCGGGACCCCGGCGCCTCGAAGGGCCTGACGTCACTCGGGCGCGATTTTCCGGGGAGGCTCCATGGCGTGGTCTGTGACGTCTCCGACGACGCCTCCGTGGCATCGGCCGCGGCGACAGTCGGCGGGATGACCGACGCCCTCGACATGATCGTCAACAACGCGGCGATGGCCGGCACCCGCGGCGGCTCGCTCGCCGAACTCGACCTCGACGAGGTGCGGCGCGTCTTCGACGTGAACTCGCTCGGGCCGATTCGCGTGAGCCGCGCCTTGCTCCCGTTCCTGAAGCGCGGTGCGTCACCGAAGCTCGTGCACATCTCGTCGCTCATGGGATCGATCACCGACAACCGGAGCGGCGGGACCTGGTCGTACCGCATCAGCAAGGCGGCCCTCAACATGGTCGCCAAGCTCCTCGCGCTCGAGCTGTCGCGCGACGGCGTCGTGAGCGCCGCTTTTCATCCCGGTTGGGTTCGCACCGACATGGGCGGGGCGAGCGCGACGCTCGGGATCGCCGAGTCCGTCGCGGCGCTCATCCGGACGATCGAAGCGCTGACGCCGGAGCAGTCGGGAGCGATCCTCGACCGGCACGGCCAGCCCCTCCCGCTGTAA
- a CDS encoding RNA polymerase sigma factor gives MSVALDRIAAREEALEAFSMDEDEFRELYARTSRPLHGYLCHISGSVTLADDLLQESYYRFLRARRPKMTDDQMKSYLFKIGANLVRDHLRGAKHRELPAAEGLIESTAGAGDEGEAAGRRADIARVLSEMTPRYRQLLWMAYVEGASHVEIAEVVGLKSQSVRPLLFRAREKMLSLLKKHGLAPANAGEVNR, from the coding sequence ATGAGCGTCGCACTCGACCGCATCGCCGCGCGGGAGGAGGCGCTCGAGGCGTTCAGCATGGATGAGGACGAGTTCCGCGAGCTCTACGCCCGGACCTCGCGCCCCCTCCACGGCTATCTGTGCCACATCTCGGGGAGCGTCACCCTCGCCGACGACCTGCTGCAGGAGAGCTACTACCGGTTCCTCCGCGCGCGCCGCCCGAAGATGACCGACGACCAGATGAAGTCGTACCTGTTCAAGATCGGCGCGAACCTCGTTCGCGATCACCTTCGTGGGGCGAAGCACCGGGAGCTTCCCGCGGCGGAGGGGCTCATCGAGTCGACGGCCGGGGCCGGCGACGAGGGGGAGGCGGCCGGCCGGCGCGCCGACATCGCGCGCGTGCTGAGCGAGATGACCCCGCGCTACCGGCAGCTCCTCTGGATGGCGTACGTCGAGGGGGCGAGCCACGTCGAGATCGCGGAGGTCGTCGGGCTCAAATCCCAGAGCGTGCGCCCGCTGCTCTTCAGGGCGCGCGAGAAGATGCTGTCGCTTCTGAAGAAGCACGGCCTCGCGCCGGCGAACGCCGGCGAGGTGAATCGATGA
- a CDS encoding PIN domain-containing protein → MLLRIILGQSGRLKEWRSIQRGVASSLVEVECLRTLDRLKLRKELRDEEITVRREAFFRLFEEVEVVEPTRAVLSRASLPFPVPLGTLDAIHLSTALLWRERGRADLVMATHDAALSAASRACGLRAVGV, encoded by the coding sequence GTGCTGCTCCGAATCATCCTCGGGCAGAGTGGCCGCCTGAAGGAGTGGAGATCGATCCAGCGGGGGGTCGCGAGCTCTCTCGTGGAGGTCGAGTGCCTCCGGACGCTCGATCGCCTCAAGCTCCGTAAGGAACTCCGCGACGAGGAGATCACGGTCCGGCGCGAGGCCTTCTTCCGGCTCTTCGAGGAGGTCGAGGTCGTGGAGCCGACGCGCGCGGTGCTTTCACGAGCGTCTCTTCCCTTCCCCGTTCCGCTGGGAACCCTCGACGCCATCCATCTTTCGACCGCGTTGCTCTGGCGGGAGCGCGGCCGCGCGGATCTCGTCATGGCGACCCACGATGCCGCCCTGAGCGCCGCCTCCCGGGCCTGCGGCCTGCGGGCCGTGGGGGTCTGA
- a CDS encoding type II toxin-antitoxin system prevent-host-death family antitoxin has translation MKTVKIADLKARLSEHLREVRRGGTLTIMDRSTPIAWVIPYAAGGEALVVREPAGKWASPSKVPLPPPLKVDIDIVALLLEEREGER, from the coding sequence ATGAAGACGGTCAAGATCGCGGATCTCAAGGCACGTCTCAGCGAGCACCTTCGCGAGGTCCGACGCGGGGGCACCCTGACGATCATGGATCGGAGCACGCCCATCGCCTGGGTGATCCCCTATGCCGCGGGAGGCGAAGCGCTCGTGGTGCGTGAGCCGGCCGGAAAGTGGGCGTCCCCGAGCAAGGTCCCCTTGCCGCCGCCGCTCAAGGTCGATATCGATATCGTGGCGCTCCTGCTCGAGGAGCGGGAGGGCGAGCGCTGA